Proteins from a genomic interval of Arvicola amphibius chromosome 10, mArvAmp1.2, whole genome shotgun sequence:
- the Efcab1 gene encoding EF-hand calcium-binding domain-containing protein 1 yields the protein MNRKKLQKLTDTLTKSCKHFNKSEVNCLITLFYNLVGDVAERPGVVIGLDRNAFRNILHVTFGMTDDMIMDRVFRGFDKDNDGCVSVSEWIHGLSLFLRGTLEEKMKYCFEVFDLNGDGFISKEEMFHMLKNSLLKQPSEEDPDEGIKDLVEITLKKMDQDHDGKLSFADYEKAVREETLLLEAFGPCLPDPKSQMEFEAQVFKDPHDFHDI from the exons ATGAACCGAAAGAAGCTGCAGAAGTTGACGGACACCTTAACTAAAAGTTGCAAGCATT TTAATAAATCTGAAGTGAACTGCCTTATAACGCTTTTCTATAACTTGGTGGGAGATGTAGCAGAAAGGCCAGGGGTAGTCATTGGACTAGATCGTAATGCATTTCGGAACATCCTGCATGTGACATTTGGAATGACAGATGACATGATTATGGACAGAG TATTTCGAGGTTTTGATAAAGACAATGATGGCTGTGTCAGTGTATCTGAGTGGATTCATGGATTATCACTGTTTCTTCGAGGGactttagaagaaaaaatgaaat atTGCTTTGAAGTGTTCGATCTGAATGGGGATGGCTTCATTTCAAAGGAGGAGATGTTCCACATGCTGAAGAACAGCCTTCTCAAGCAGCCCTCTGAAGAAGACCCTGATGAAGGGATCAAAGATTTGGTTGAAATTACGCTTAAGAAAATG GACCAAGACCATGACGGGAAGCTGTCCTTTGCGGACTATGAGAAAGCTGTGAGAGAAGAGACTCTCCTGCTGGAAGCCTTTGGGCCATGCCTGCCTGATCCAAAG